ATGTACTGAGAGCATATAATAAGATAACTAATGCTGGCAGCATCCAGTTTTTGCCTCATCTTATAGCCTCGTCGGTGGATCAGTAATGAATCTGGAAGCAGAACAGAAAAAAGGGGGATATAATGTCTGAGCAGCACTTCTAAAAACATAACTGTAAATTAAAACTCATTGACTGCATACCTCACATCACCTCATGTCATGACTTAATGGTGGCAGCAGATTCCTCATCTAAACGGCAACAGTGATCTTGAAGATTTTCAGATGTTTCCATCTTGCTGCCATCCGCTGAGAACAGAATAATATTGTTGTGATTTATAGTGCCCTAGCAAATAAATTGAGTTCATGCAGCTCAGGGGAATACTCTAAAGATTAAATAACACTCGTCACATATCCTCCTAAAAAGATCTAAGTTCTGCATGTGAAGCAAATGGGAATTTCACATGAGGAATGGAAACTAACCGCTTGTCTTATTCATCTCAGTCCTTTTGGATTTGGAGCCTTTCTTTCGATCACCCCGATATGGCTTGTTGTATAAATCCTTGTATTTTTCAAGCAACGCATTCTTTTCTTCTAGTAGTCCAAGCATTTCATATGCATCTTCAACTTTCCGTATAATATCTTTTCTTGGACGTTTATGACCACATGCTTCTAGTTCTTTGAAGAGCTAAAGAAAAGGCATGGCGATTCATTCATATAAGTTGCGTTGTCACATGAAAATATGTGAAGCATAATCTAAACTGAATCAGAAGTGACAGAGTTCAGGCTAAACCTTCACGAGCCTTTCTAGCCTATTATTTCTGTAATAGATTGCCAGCATAAGATGACAGAAACGCCAAGGAACTGAATGCAGGTCATGGGCTATTTTCTTCTGCCAGATTTCATGTGCTTCCTCAGCTCTATTATCCTTCTCAAGTGCACGCACTAATTGCTCATATGTTCCCATTGTGTTGCCTTGCCCTTTGCTTAGTATCCATTTTATCACCTGAGTACGTAGTCAGAGGAAATTTACTTCAGAATGCGTAGAAGACAAAAACAGTTGAAAGTAACTTAGAAGATACAGTACCTGGACAATTCTATGCCACTGTTCCTCCTTTTCAAGAGCTGAAAGTGCTTGCCTTAGTGAAGGAAGAGGAAAATCCTGCTCAAAGGCAACCCAAGCATCAAGCGTGCCGTAAACAACTTCTCTTGAATCTTCAAGACCAAGGAGCTGCAGTTCGATAACGTTGTATTTATTAATTTTGTTGCACTGGGCAATAGCAGCTAA
Above is a genomic segment from Panicum hallii strain FIL2 chromosome 8, PHallii_v3.1, whole genome shotgun sequence containing:
- the LOC112901923 gene encoding pentatricopeptide repeat-containing protein At4g21190-like isoform X1, which produces MLGHLRRSLRAFHRLPATGHAACDPVPLHRFWSSHIVPVSGWCNKHATRDFSTSEKVTRGRVYQQEELEPTTPAKDTDIIIDCIKKSTRELEQGPIGKKLSSAEKRQFLVDTLLGLEDSREVVYGTLDAWVAFEQDFPLPSLRQALSALEKEEQWHRIVQVIKWILSKGQGNTMGTYEQLVRALEKDNRAEEAHEIWQKKIAHDLHSVPWRFCHLMLAIYYRNNRLERLVKLFKELEACGHKRPRKDIIRKVEDAYEMLGLLEEKNALLEKYKDLYNKPYRGDRKKGSKSKRTEMNKTSADGSKMETSENLQDHCCRLDEESAATIKS
- the LOC112901923 gene encoding pentatricopeptide repeat-containing protein At4g18975, chloroplastic-like isoform X2, which encodes MLGHLRRSLRAFHRLPATGHAACDPVPLHRFWSSHIVPVSGWCNKHATRDFSTSEKVTRGRVYQQEELEPTTPAKDTDIIIDCIKKSTRELEQGPIGKKLSSAEKRQFLVDTLLGLEDSREVVYGTLDAWVAFEQDFPLPSLRQALSALEKEEQWHRIVQVIKWILSKGQGNTMGTYEQLVRALEKDNRAEEAHEIWQKKIAHDLHSVPWRFCHLMLAIYYRNNRLERLVKLFKELEACGHKRPRKDIIRKVEDAYEMLGLLEEKNALLEKYKDLYNKPYRGDRKKGSKSKRTEMNKTSGHYKSQQYYSVLSGWQQDGNI